A portion of the Bacteroidales bacterium genome contains these proteins:
- the metH gene encoding methionine synthase, producing MQNVNQTLNQILKERILVLDGAMGSLIQRYRLTEEDFRGDRFKNHHKSLKGNNDLLVLTQPEIISQIHRDYLSAGADIIETNTFNSTSISQGDYDTKELVKEINVAAAKLARKACDEFTQKNPSKPRFVAGSIGPTNRTTSLSPDVSNPAYRAVTFDDLVLAYTEQAEGLIEGGADILLVETIFDTLNAKAALFAIDEVFEKTGERIPVMVSGTITDASGRTLSGQTLSAFLCSVSHFPLLSVGLNCALGAQQLTPYIEELAGSTNFLVSAHPNAGLPNQLGEYDQSAEEMASIVEEMLKHGWLNIVGGCCGTTPLHIEKIANLVGKYKPREVPELPKYTRLSGLEELVIRPETNFVNIGERTNVAGSKKFARLIAEGKYEEAISVAREQVDNGAQVIDICMDDALIEGEKAMRTFLNYLATEPDIVKVPFMVDSSKFSIIEAGLKCIQGKAIVNSISLKEGEEQFIQNAKRIKRYGAAMVVMLFDEKGQADTTQRKIEIAEKSYKLLVEKAGVNPADIIIDPNVLAIGTGIAEHSGYAQNFIETCKWIKKNLPYAKISGGISNLSFSFRGNNSIREAIHSVFLYHAINAGMDMGIVNPSMLQVYSEINPDLLKLTEDLVLNRRKDATERLLTFAQSFEEEKIDSVKEAAWRDESVEKRLCHSLVKGITDFIEVDTKEALSKLKSGLLVIEGPLMDGMKEVGDLFGSGRMFLPQVVKSARVMKAAVAILQPFIEQEKLDGKSVKSGGTIVLATVKGDVHDIGKNIVGVVLSCNGYKIIDLGVMVPCEKIIEAAIAEKADIIGLSGLITPSLEEMVHVASEMERRGLKIPIILGGATTSKLHTALKIDPNYSNAVIHVKDASQAGGVVSGLINAKTKDEYTAQFKKEYKVLREGYKGNTIQSIPIEKARANSFKVNWNTYAPPQPKKTGIVTFDEYPLDEIRKYIDWTFFFYSWDINGKYPAIFSDPVKGKEARKLYDDANALLDIIISKKLLKAKGVIGILPASSDGDDIIVYNDESRNSVISTIPQLRNQEQKQGGEPNLCLADYIAPTNSGLKDWIGLFAVTAGIGADELAKVYEDKLDDYNALLSKVLADRFAEAFTELLHQKVREEFWGYSSNENLSTEELLYGKYRGIRPAPGYPACPDHRGKEFIFSLLNATENTGMWLTENLAMVPGASVSGFYFSHPDSQYFNIGKIGIDQVRDYAKRMELSIEETEKFFPTYLNYK from the coding sequence ATGCAAAATGTCAATCAAACATTAAATCAAATCCTTAAAGAACGAATTCTAGTCCTCGATGGGGCAATGGGATCGTTAATTCAAAGGTATCGTTTAACCGAAGAGGATTTTAGGGGTGATCGGTTTAAGAATCATCATAAATCTTTAAAGGGCAATAACGACTTGCTTGTTCTTACTCAACCCGAAATTATATCTCAGATTCATCGTGATTACCTTTCTGCTGGTGCAGATATCATCGAAACTAATACTTTTAACTCTACGAGCATCTCGCAGGGAGATTATGATACAAAAGAATTGGTTAAAGAGATAAATGTTGCAGCTGCAAAACTAGCGCGTAAGGCGTGTGATGAGTTTACTCAAAAAAATCCATCAAAACCAAGATTTGTTGCGGGGTCTATTGGCCCAACCAACAGAACAACTTCACTTTCACCTGATGTTTCAAATCCTGCCTATAGAGCAGTTACATTTGATGATTTGGTATTAGCTTATACCGAGCAGGCAGAGGGGTTGATTGAAGGTGGTGCAGATATTCTTCTAGTTGAAACTATATTTGATACGCTAAATGCGAAAGCTGCTCTTTTTGCTATCGATGAGGTTTTTGAAAAAACAGGGGAGCGAATACCCGTTATGGTTTCGGGAACCATTACCGATGCTAGTGGAAGAACCCTTTCGGGTCAAACCCTTTCTGCATTCTTGTGTTCAGTCTCACATTTTCCTTTGCTTAGCGTTGGGTTAAACTGCGCTTTGGGCGCTCAGCAATTAACACCATACATTGAGGAGTTAGCTGGTTCAACAAATTTTCTTGTAAGTGCACATCCAAATGCTGGTCTTCCAAATCAACTTGGTGAGTACGATCAATCCGCAGAGGAGATGGCATCCATTGTTGAAGAAATGCTAAAGCATGGCTGGCTAAATATTGTAGGAGGCTGCTGTGGTACAACGCCCTTGCATATTGAAAAGATTGCAAATCTTGTAGGTAAGTATAAACCACGTGAAGTTCCTGAATTGCCTAAGTATACTCGTTTGAGTGGACTTGAAGAGCTTGTTATAAGACCTGAAACCAATTTTGTAAACATTGGGGAACGTACTAATGTTGCAGGATCGAAGAAGTTTGCTAGGCTAATTGCCGAGGGCAAGTACGAGGAAGCCATCTCTGTGGCTCGTGAGCAGGTTGATAATGGTGCTCAGGTAATTGATATATGCATGGATGATGCCCTAATTGAGGGTGAAAAGGCCATGAGAACTTTTCTAAACTATCTCGCAACTGAGCCCGATATTGTCAAAGTACCTTTTATGGTTGATTCTTCCAAATTCTCAATTATTGAGGCTGGATTGAAGTGCATTCAAGGCAAGGCAATTGTAAACTCAATTAGTTTAAAGGAAGGAGAGGAGCAATTCATCCAAAATGCTAAACGCATAAAGCGGTATGGTGCTGCAATGGTTGTTATGCTTTTTGATGAGAAGGGTCAGGCGGATACTACTCAACGTAAGATTGAGATTGCTGAGAAAAGTTATAAACTTCTAGTCGAAAAGGCAGGCGTTAACCCAGCCGATATTATTATAGACCCGAATGTACTTGCAATCGGAACTGGTATTGCAGAGCACTCAGGGTATGCCCAAAATTTTATAGAGACCTGTAAATGGATAAAGAAGAATTTGCCGTATGCTAAAATTAGTGGTGGGATAAGCAATCTTTCGTTCTCTTTTAGGGGAAACAATTCCATAAGGGAGGCTATTCACTCAGTATTTCTTTACCATGCAATTAATGCAGGTATGGATATGGGTATTGTTAACCCAAGCATGTTGCAAGTATACTCCGAAATTAATCCCGATCTACTCAAATTAACTGAGGATTTGGTGCTAAACCGCCGAAAGGATGCAACCGAACGACTCTTAACATTTGCTCAAAGTTTTGAGGAGGAGAAAATTGATAGTGTTAAGGAAGCGGCGTGGAGAGATGAATCTGTTGAAAAGCGTTTATGCCACTCTTTAGTAAAGGGTATAACCGATTTTATTGAGGTTGATACTAAAGAGGCATTAAGCAAACTTAAGTCTGGCCTATTGGTAATTGAAGGTCCATTGATGGATGGAATGAAGGAGGTGGGCGATTTATTTGGCTCAGGAAGAATGTTTCTACCTCAGGTTGTAAAAAGCGCAAGGGTGATGAAAGCCGCTGTGGCTATTTTGCAACCTTTTATTGAGCAAGAAAAACTCGATGGCAAATCGGTTAAATCTGGGGGTACAATAGTTCTTGCAACTGTAAAGGGTGATGTTCACGATATTGGAAAGAATATTGTTGGCGTAGTACTTTCATGCAATGGCTACAAAATTATCGATCTTGGTGTTATGGTTCCCTGCGAAAAAATAATTGAAGCAGCAATTGCAGAGAAAGCAGATATAATAGGACTTAGCGGATTAATCACTCCTTCTCTTGAGGAGATGGTTCACGTAGCCAGTGAGATGGAGCGCAGAGGACTTAAGATTCCTATAATACTTGGTGGTGCTACAACCTCAAAACTTCATACTGCTTTAAAGATAGATCCAAATTACAGCAATGCGGTTATTCATGTAAAAGATGCATCGCAAGCAGGAGGCGTGGTTTCTGGCTTAATCAATGCTAAAACTAAGGATGAGTACACAGCCCAGTTCAAAAAGGAATATAAGGTTTTAAGGGAGGGTTATAAAGGCAATACCATTCAATCAATTCCTATTGAAAAGGCTAGAGCAAACTCATTTAAAGTAAATTGGAATACCTACGCTCCACCTCAGCCTAAAAAAACAGGGATAGTCACTTTTGATGAATATCCACTCGACGAGATTCGCAAGTATATCGATTGGACTTTCTTCTTTTATTCATGGGATATAAACGGTAAATACCCAGCTATTTTCTCCGATCCTGTAAAAGGGAAGGAGGCTCGTAAGCTATATGATGATGCAAATGCGCTACTTGATATAATAATTAGTAAGAAGTTGCTTAAAGCAAAAGGGGTAATTGGTATTTTACCTGCTTCATCGGATGGTGATGATATAATAGTTTATAATGATGAAAGTAGGAATTCGGTAATATCAACAATTCCACAGCTACGTAATCAGGAGCAAAAGCAAGGCGGTGAACCAAACTTATGCCTAGCCGATTATATAGCACCCACAAATTCAGGGTTAAAGGATTGGATTGGGCTCTTTGCAGTAACAGCAGGCATTGGGGCTGATGAACTAGCAAAGGTTTATGAAGATAAATTGGATGATTACAATGCCTTACTATCAAAAGTACTTGCCGATAGATTTGCTGAAGCGTTTACCGAACTCTTGCATCAAAAGGTGCGTGAGGAGTTTTGGGGATATAGTTCCAACGAGAATCTA